The Pandoraea vervacti DNA window TCAGCGGTATTTCGGCAGCATCTCGGTGTTACCTCCCAGTCGTCACACCGGCGGCGTCTCGCGAAACGCCGGCAAGGCTTCGGCCTGCGCCGAAAACTTTTCGATCTCCGGAAAGTCGCGGCTGAAATCGATTTCCGGCAGCATCATTTGATGGAAACGCCACGCCACGGCGATCGTGACGCCGTGCTCGCCAATCTGATCGGGCGTTGCCACGACCGGCACTTGCGCCAGTTCCTTTTCCAACGCATGAAACGCCGCATGGACCTGCGTGCGCACGCGGTCTGTCCACGGCGCATGGCGCTTTTCGCTCGGGCGCAGTTCACGCTCGTACACGAGTTGCACGGACTTCTCGCATGCCGCGAGCGCCAGTCCGCTCAAACGCAGCGAGCGCACATGCGCCGCCGGCTCGACAGGCACCAGCCGCTGCGCAGGATCGACCCGCGATTCGAGGTATTGCAGGATCAGCGTGGAGTCCATCAGCACCGTACCGTCGTCGGTCACGAGCGTGGGCGCCTTCACGACAGGGTTGATGCCGGCGAACTCGTCGAACGTCCGGAATACGGACAACGGACGGTGCTCGAAAGGCAGGCCCAGCAACTTCAGACAAATCGCGACACGGCGAACATACGGGGAATCCAGCATTCCTATCAACTGCATCTCTTTTCTCCTTGTTATGGCGCTTGTGGACGGCTTTGGGACGGCTTGTAGACGGCTTGTAGACGGCTTGTTACCGGCTGGCAACCGGTTTCGCCGATGATACATGACGGGTAGAATGGATCGCATGGCCGATTCGACAGGGAGACGTTTCATGAACATCCTGATGGTTCTGACCTCGCACGACCGCCTCGGCGACACGGGCAAGAAGACCGGCTTCTGGCTCGAAGAATTCGCCTCGCCTTACTACGTGTTCATCGACGAAGGGCTTGCCGTGACGCTCGCATCGCCCGCCGGCGGCCAACCGCCGCTCGACCCGAAGAGCGACGAGCCCGACGCCCAGACGGAAGCCACCCGACGCTTTCGCGACGACACGGAAGCCAAGACGGCGCTTGCCAACACGCTCAGGCTCGCGGACGTCAACGCCGACGACTACGACGCCGTCTTCTACCCTGGCGGCCACGGCCCGCTCTGGGATCTGGCGCAAGACCCGCACTCCATTCATCTGATCGAAGCCTTTGAGCGCGCAGGCAAGCCCATCGGTTTCGTCTGCCACGCGCCGGGGGTGCTGCGTCAGGTGCGCGCGGCCAATGGCGAGCCGC harbors:
- a CDS encoding glutathione S-transferase → MQLIGMLDSPYVRRVAICLKLLGLPFEHRPLSVFRTFDEFAGINPVVKAPTLVTDDGTVLMDSTLILQYLESRVDPAQRLVPVEPAAHVRSLRLSGLALAACEKSVQLVYERELRPSEKRHAPWTDRVRTQVHAAFHALEKELAQVPVVATPDQIGEHGVTIAVAWRFHQMMLPEIDFSRDFPEIEKFSAQAEALPAFRETPPV
- a CDS encoding type 1 glutamine amidotransferase domain-containing protein, encoding MNILMVLTSHDRLGDTGKKTGFWLEEFASPYYVFIDEGLAVTLASPAGGQPPLDPKSDEPDAQTEATRRFRDDTEAKTALANTLRLADVNADDYDAVFYPGGHGPLWDLAQDPHSIHLIEAFERAGKPIGFVCHAPGVLRQVRAANGEPLVRGRHVTGFTNDEEAAVGLTDVVPFLVEDELRRLGGLYEKAGNWESHVVGDGRLVTGQNPASSEEAARTVLAMMEPRLP